A stretch of DNA from Rutidosis leptorrhynchoides isolate AG116_Rl617_1_P2 unplaced genomic scaffold, CSIRO_AGI_Rlap_v1 contig611, whole genome shotgun sequence:
ATGTAAAGTGTTCATCACGATTTCAAAAGAATTCTCCGCAATGAGCTCCTAAACTAAAATGAAATCAAATTCAACTCTCCGCAATGAGCCCATAAACTAAAATCAATTCAACCTCTGCAATGAGCCTTTAAACTAAAATGCTACAAATAACTCCGCAATGAGTATAAAATAAATTCTCCGAAATGAGATTAAACTAAATTTGTCCCAAATAAAATTCTCCGAAATGAGGAAAATCTAAAATTTTCTCAATCAAATTCTCCGAAATGAGATTAAACTAGATTTGTCCCAAATCAAATTCTCCGAAATGAGATAAAACTAAAATTTTCTCAATCAAATTCTCCGAAACGAGATTAAACTAAAATTGTTCCAATCAAATTCTCTGAAATGAGATTAAACTAAATTTATCCCAAATAAATTCTCTCCTAAGTACGAGAATAAATTACTCCAAATTCTTCGGCTAAACACCGGGGGCATCTTTGAACTACGTTATGACTTGATTTTTCGTAAAGAATATACATAGGCAACTCAAATATTTTGAGTACAGTCACAAAAGAAAACAAAACAAACTCATCTTGATCATTGAAGAAAGAAGAAGCTCAACGTACTTGGAAAATAAAGGCCGGAAAAATCAAGGGTTTCAATACTAAGTTGCTTAATACTTCACCAAATTTTGTATTAGCAACCAAGTCTTGAAAGGGGGCATCTGTAGGCATCAAAATTTTGACGACCAATGAAATAATGACATGTCATATTAGGTCAAAAATTATCCCTAAGACAAGACATGAAAATTGTAGTCCTAATTCTTAGAATTCCAACATCGCAAGAATCAAGTCAATCAGATGTCTGGAGCTTAAGATATCTTCATTATACGGAAATTGCCTAAGGTGGTATAAGAACTAAAATGGACGAAAATATAATGTGGATGACTGAAGtaaacaaaacaaaataaggaTTGAAATGCATATGTTTATGATGTCGAGGACTAAACATTAAAGACCGTTTTTTTGACGATTGTGGTTTTGATTCTATGTTTTCTTCTTGTTGAAAGTTGATTTTTTTTGTATTATAGGACATGATAGTAGATTAATTATCTGTAATAGTTGAATCATGTGATGGATTGAATTGTTTGCCGATAATTCTTTGGTCAATGAAAATAGGGTTAGTTAAATATTTAGACAAGTTAATTTAATTTACGAGACATATCTATTCACTATACGTATTCTACGATTCATATTTCTATCGTACTACGGGCGTTACATATGTTGAAGTGTCCTCCTCCTTTTTTTAAGTATCATAGTGATTGTTCTGTGTTGGGCCTCAATCATTTatgtttcatggatgacttttttctATTTTGTGAAGGAGATAGGCAGTCTGTTATATGGTTAAAGGAACAGTTGGGGCTATTTTCAAATTAATGAAGATAAAAGTTCTATTTTCTTGAATTATGGAGATCCTCTGTGTCGACAACAACTTATTTTGGGCAGCGGCTTTAAAGAGGGTGTACTACCGGTAAAACACTTAGGGGTCCCTCTGGTGTCAACGTTTTTTAGGAAGGAGTATTGTGTAAATTGGTAGAGGCTGTTTCTAAGAGGTTGTCTAGATGGGCTATTCGATCGCTATCTTATGCATGGGGAGTTCAGTTATTGGTCTTTGTCTTACACAATATGCAAATATATTGGTGTCTTTTGTTTCTTCTTTCCAAGGATGTGGTGAGACAAATTGATGGGAAATGTAGGTCATTTTTACGGGTGGGCTTGGAGGGTTCAAAAAAGAGCCATGTTTCTTGGAAGGAGGTTTGTTTTCTTAAGAGTTGGGAGGTGAAATTCGGCTGCTATTGGTAAGCAACTATGGCAGATATTAAAATAGTCTCTTTGGGCTATATGGGTAACGGAAACAAAGCTTAAGAGGTTGAGTTTTGGGGGGATTCGGAAACCTCCTAACGCAAGTGCTGCCTGGGCTGCACTGTTAAAGATTTGAATGGTGTTCAAGCCCTTTTATCGTTATTTTCTTGGTATAGAAAAGGAGATGTCCTTTTGGTTCGATCCTTGGTTGAATGGGAGATCTTTAAAGGACATTTTTCCCCGCTTTATCATGTTCGGTAACAGGTTTAGGCCGCGAGACGAAGGTGGCTGACTTGTGGGTAGCTGGACAATGGAGGTTACCTGTTTTTGAGGATAGGGATGCCATTGTTGCCTGGGAGTGTGTTCAATTGAGCATAATTTCAGATGGATCAGACAGTATTATTTGGGCAGGCCATCTATTGGGCCGTTATTCGATTGCTTCTGGTTATGAGGCAATCCGAGATAAGCACGTTAaagtgtgtgtgtgggggggggggggggggggggctggTCCGCCAGCTCGACATCGGTTCATATTGTGGCTTGCCATTCGTGGCTGAGTAGCTGTGAAATCAAGACTGGTTCGATGGGGAATGTGCTCGGACGCTATATGTTGTTTATGTGGAGATGAGGAGGAAACGTTAGAACGTTTGCTGTTTTCGTGTAGGATCTCTACTGCATTATGGCTGGCTGTTACGCCAATGGGAAGTATTAGTCGAAGGCCAAGGCATTGGACTCGTGAGGTGGAGTGGTTTTCAAAGAAGGCTAAAGGTAAATCGAAGCTTGCAGTTTTTCATCGAATTTTATTTGCAGCTTTGGTGTATTTCATTTGGTCGACTAGGAATAAGGTCGTTTTTCAACATAAGTGTTGTAATGAGCAGGCTGTAATTAGGGGTATACGTGAGTCGATCATTCTATCATCCCGATGTAAAGGGGATTTTTTGGTTGAAATCTTGAGTCGTTGGAGTTATAACTAGTGGTTGAGTAGGCTGTTTTATTGCTGTTATAGGCGTTGTAAGTTGTATAAACTTGGTAGTATACCATTGGTTGAATAAAATTGACTAGTTcatcaaaaataaataaataaaattttaaaataatagataggaaattgattaggaataaaatCATTATATTAGGAAATTGGTAGAATTTTAGTAGGAGTCATTatgttttattttgttttaatttcctaatttgaataggaaaaaaaataatattattgacTTAAAAAATTGTAACCTGAAACTTAATTAAACTCGAAGTTCTAAAATATATGTGTCGTATTACTATTCGTTAATAAAACGTTATGTGTCGAAttttgatttgacaataaaatttgcaaTTGAATTTGGAATTGGAACAATTTTAAAATTGAAAAAGTATTGCTATTgtctatataagatttaaaattGAAAAAGTCTTGCTATTGTCTATAAGATTAGATAAAGTTttatattttgataaaaaaattcGCTACAGCATTTTGTTGTGCCCACCACTAATAAAAAGACAAGTGTATAGAGAGAAAAAATTTATTAAATTCTTTTTAAGTCATGTTTTTTTCTTTCGGTCTCTCCGGGTATCCTCACAGCCAACAATCGTGAGACTAATCCATAGTTCCAACTGTCAGCATACAAAGCGGTAGAGATCTGACCACATAATTTTTTCCATTCGCAGAAGTTGGGGATCGAATTCTTAAGTCATGTTTGTTtacataatttttatttttttgttttacatTATCAtggataattatattatatatatttttatatatattttatgattCTCATATTATACCTATATATGGATTTGTGAACCGTAAAGGataaatatcaataaaaaaaaatatggcctaattatttttataattattttttcaATACTACATGTCTTTTTTTTAGTTATGTATATAGCAAAATATTGCTCCTCAAAATTTTCATTTTCTATTTTGATTGTATATTCTTCTTCTTCGGCTTCTCCATTAAGATAGAAATAAATAAAGATTATAGTTTTATATCATGTTACAATCTGAATCTgaatatgattttattttattttttattttacaaaataataaataaatattcatGACATCCCAGTATGGCTGGGTATGTGAAATATTAATTACTGTAAAATTGATTGGAGATTTCTTCACCTCATATTGATTGGAGTACAATAATTGGCTATAAAACGACTGGGCCAGGCCCAATTTGAAAAATCCTTTTGCGAGGTTTTAATCGGATCGTGGTCCTTGAAAATTATTTCTCCGTAGCTTTGTAGGATTGTGGAACACTTGGTTGATAAATTATTTAATTTtcttttttataaaaacaaatgaTTATTAAACTTGAAAAAAAAATGCAAATAATTATTTCTGTGGTGACCTATCCTTCTCACTCTGACAGTGTCTAAAAATGCAAATAATGCAAATAATTATTTGTGCATGGTCGGATTGAGAATCTATCATGTAGATAAATTATatcatattaaaaaaaattattactatTTAATCATTATTACTATTTAGATATATCATTATTAAGGGACTATTGATTTGTTTAcatgttaaaaaaaattatttatttttttattataaatagacaggagataaaaaaaaaaaatccaactaAAACGTAACACCTAACAAAATTATTACTCGGTCCTCGATCCATATAACTAAACATatacttatataaaatatttaatcatataaataaataCTCTTTCAATTTCAAATTACTCGTTAAAAAATTTTAGGACATATTTTCTTTTATAATAtttgattttcaattttatttcagaaactgttttttttttttttttttcatttgacATTACATGACTTAAGTATTAAACAACTAAATGAAAATAATAAATCTTAAAATCTTAAATCAAATGTCACAAAGCGAATAATATGTCCTGAAAAAAAAAATGTCCTGAAAAATCTGAAATGTCATCTAATGCTACATTTATTTTTATTAGAAAAAAAAAATGCTACATTTATTTCAAAATGTACAATTTACCAAACACGAGAACCCTACCTTCCAAAACTCCCATACAATATGGTTTCTCACTATTTCCATTTACTCTATCTGCTAATTATGTTTGGTCAATCAAACTCAATAAACTTAATTTTCTCTCTCTCGTTGTCTTTATTTTCCTTTTTCAAAGCACAAGTAAAGGCACAAGAAGTTAATTAAGTCAAATAACTACAGTTTATCTCTTATTTATAATTTTTCAATTTCGATTTTTCTTCTTATATGACACCGGATTAATAGATCCATCAAGGCATCAATTGATTTATTAAATGTTGGGTTGGATAACCCGTTTGTAAAAATATGCTAGATTGAATGACTTATTCAAATTGACGAGTCATATTTTTTACTCAaacctactactactactaattttttttttctttttcatgttACCTACTACATAGTACTAGTAATTTTTATGGATGAAAatgaaatgaattggttgattgatACATGAATTACGACGAAGTTTTGCTGGCTGTACCGACAATGAGAGATAGTAAAGTTTTTCAATCTGAAAACGTGCTAAATTATTCTCACTTTCGAACTTCCACAAACAGATCTATCAAGGATATTCGAAAATCATATCACAATCATAGTagcaaatagtaataataaaaaacagTAAAATTCATTACATTATATAAAGATGTTTGAGTCACACAATTTCTCAACCAACTTTCCATCCAGCTATATCTCTTTTCCTCTAACAAAATTTTCTGTCAAATATACGACCATGGGGCGTAAATGGGCGGCTGAACTGGCGGTACTCGTGGCGGTGGTCCTATTCGCCGTTGCTATGGCACATCCCAGGTTTGCATTGAGGAACAGCCACCCGAAGCGTGGAGCATTAGTACAGAAGGTGAACATGAACGGACCATACTTTGCGATTCTGATGACTTTCGCAAAAGAATTAAATGCACTCGTAAATGCCGATGTCTTTACTGCCAACTCCGACGTGCCCTACATTGAGATAGCAGGTAGTATCGTAAATCATGCGTAATGATATATCGTATTCTATCTTCTATTCCTTACGTATAAAATGTATTACGTCTATGAAGAAAGTTGTTGGGCGGAAAAGTAACTTAGAACGAAAATGCCATTCAATATTAATAACGAATAAATGTCTCGGTAAAAATGTGACTACTATTTTGGGCCAAATGAACAAGAGATAAAAGAGACTGATAAAATGGACCGAAAGGGTACCATATATCTTTTATAGCCAAATTTACTAGCTAATTACGATTTTTATATATGGACAGGACAAATTGAACGAAGCTCAAACTATAtgtcaaaatttatatataaaatgtgtcGTGTATTTTGACACGATGGATGGTAtacttttatttatcatttttgttgtgATTGTATTCTTTAGGGAGGATATTCAATATCGGGACGATCAAGGGTGTCAACGTCATTTATGTAATGTCGGGGGAGCAAATGGTAATGTGTACGACAAGTTAATTAATTTCGTACACATAAATATTCTTATGATTTTTTTTAGTACATTCTAAAAGATGAAAATAAAATGACGATGAAATTATCAATTCACCCTTAATTTTTAAGGCCTCTTTATTGTGAATTTGCACAAATGTGAGGGTAAAATTcttcttttttatttttaatttttcctTCGTTTTATTTTCGTCATTTTACAGGACTTTTATTTGTTCATTTTGCTAAATACGTAATGAACAATTTTAAACAGGTGAATGCAGCATTAACCATGCAAATACTCATAGATACATTTGATCTTTATGGAATAATTCATTATGGGATAGCCGGAAGCTCCAACAACTCATTGACATTTGGAAGTGTTAGCGTCGTGAAATATGCCGCCTTCACTGCTTCCTGGCATTGGCAGGTAAATATAATCTATACTAATACGAAATTAgatcaaaatcaaatcatatttacgaaaataaaaacatatatataacatatagtcGATCTGGAATTGCTTCCTTTCGATGCATACAGGAATTCAATTATACGGGACAAGCGATAATGTGGCGATGAAATTCGGTTCATACAATTATCCTGAAGCAGGAGGGAATCTGTTGGGGACAATCGAGTTCGACACAACGGAGTTTTATTCCCCTACCATCAATACCACGGTCGGGAAAACGAAGGTCTTTTGGTTTGAAGTTGACTCGGAATTGTATGATATTGCCGCTACTTATCTCACGGTTAGTAGTAATTCGTTCTCTTATTACGTTATATTAATCATGCTACCTTATGGTATACGGTCGATATTGGATATAACCCACATATGCATATGTGTCTAATACGCTGATCATAATTTTCGCAGGATGTGAAATTGGATAGCGAAGTGAATAGCACCTACACTCTACCGGTTGAGCCGAAAGTTGCTTTCGGACTATACGGTGGTACTGCAGATACATTTCTGCACAATGCAGCATTTCGTGACTTCCTCTACAACAACTTTAATGTCTCGACCACTGATGAAGAGACTGCCTCTGTTATCATGGTTAGTAATTCGAATGAAGTCCCTTGTATCGTGTTTCGCAGTGTATCGGATATGAGTGGTTCTGAGAAAATACCGGGAGCATACGAGCTCCTGGCTGCTAAAAATGCTGTTATTGCCGTAGTTAAGTATCTCGAAGTGATTGGTGATGTTTACGGTCTTGCCCGTAAATCTTCAAACCAAACTTGTTGAGCGGTTTATTTGTTTATGAGAAAGACTTATGAAGGCTATCAGTGTGCAGTAAAATTCCTGTGCCAGGGCATATCAAAAAATGTAGCGGCGGATACGTTTGCAGCACGTTAAGGATGAGTTTTAATGTATAATAAAGAGTGGCATTAGATGCTACTCCTGTATTATTGTTTTTGTGGTAGGATTGAGTTTTAATCTTGTAAGAAAAtctacaataaaaataaaaaataaataaaaaatttacaTTTAAAAACAGTAGAGGACGATGTTTCCGCTGACAACGTTTATGTTCAGCTATTCCAATAATGTCATTAGATTGAAATTGAATACTTTCCAATGTTGTTTATGTTTTTCCACGGGAAACTATTCAATATGCCTTTCACCTCAAGGTTCATTGCTTCATCAAGAAGTTTCAGCATCTCTGATCTAAGGTAAACGATGTATCCGCTGCTGGAACATAAATGTTCACGTGAATCCACCTCTATAGCACTCAGGAAGATAAAAACAGTTAGTCAGGTATATGTATTAAGTTAATAAATCCGAACTATAAATCATAATCATTACTATCGTGGAAAAGGCAGTAGCATTTTTCGCATATGGTACACTCAGACGAATGCCAAGTAACAATCGAGCTTACAGAAGCTGCACATGATGGCTCCTTGAGATACGGCATGCGAGTAATCAACGCCTTTGCATTATTTAAATGGCGTAAATTTCGTAGAAAAGAATCTTGAATAGTGCGGCTGTAATGATGATCTGATGATTTCTTATACATCGCTTCTTTGCATAGAAATTCCTCGGATTAAGGAAGAATTGGCATCTGTCCAATATGTGCATAACACTCAGCAGCTGCTAATCCGAAAGTAAACAAAACACCTGCTGCAAAGTTCACGGCCCCGCCACACCCAAAACCTGTCCCGGAACAGAACAACATTGTTAAGCCCAGCTTCCTCAGATGTTCAAATAGAATAGATAAGGTTACGGACCATTGTTAAATCAAGCGTGGTAAATTCTGGGAAAAGTAATGATGTATTCTCCGGGTTTCAGCAGAGCCTTGTGAAGGTGGACATTATTCTGCAGCAATAAATTCGGAGGAAACATGATGGTTTTCTCTGAGAGCAATTTGGCTGCACCATCCTCATTGTTCGTAGATAATATATCATCAGAATACACGTGGTCAAGGGCGACCTTCTCAAACCGAAGAGCATGGCACCAGGAACACCGTAGCAAGTCTTTGGC
This window harbors:
- the LOC139884854 gene encoding bark storage protein A-like, yielding MGRKWAAELAVLVAVVLFAVAMAHPRFALRNSHPKRGALVQKVNMNGPYFAILMTFAKELNALVNADVFTANSDVPYIEIAGRIFNIGTIKGVNVIYVMSGEQMVNAALTMQILIDTFDLYGIIHYGIAGSSNNSLTFGSVSVVKYAAFTASWHWQSIWNCFLSMHTGIQLYGTSDNVAMKFGSYNYPEAGGNLLGTIEFDTTEFYSPTINTTVGKTKVFWFEVDSELYDIAATYLTDVKLDSEVNSTYTLPVEPKVAFGLYGGTADTFLHNAAFRDFLYNNFNVSTTDEETASVIMVSNSNEVPCIVFRSVSDMSGSEKIPGAYELLAAKNAVIAVVKYLEVIGDVYGLARKSSNQTC